One segment of Sphingomonas qomolangmaensis DNA contains the following:
- the tolB gene encoding Tol-Pal system beta propeller repeat protein TolB has translation MGVIALTIAIPAAAQEIVPPPLAAPAEQQGEELVVDVTGGISAPMPIAIPFFPTPAVTSTAAGSTDALGRQLAEIIATDLRNSGLFTPIAPAQLRTVSFPEVTAPAYDYWSGTGAQALVQGFIRANNDGTLTVGCYLYDALSRAELSRQGFVVPPADWRRAAHKCADTVYTRLTGEGPYFDTRIVYVSETGPKNRRIKRLAIMDQDGANHKFLTNGQSIVLTPRFAPNQQSIVYMSYVDDKPTIYVYDIGTGRQRRVVSGVSLAFAPRFSPDGRSILFSMAQNGNTDLYRVAASGGTPQRLTNSPGIDTGGSYSPDGSKIVFESDRGGTQQLYVMNADGSNQSRISFGSGRYGTPAWSPRGDLIAFTRIAGGFKIGIMNPSGGGEKILTEAWGDEGPSWAPNGRVITYLRSGRGSGAQVWSVDLTGVNARRIPTPLDGSDPSWGPVRP, from the coding sequence ATGGGGGTGATCGCGCTGACCATCGCCATCCCTGCAGCCGCGCAGGAGATCGTCCCGCCTCCCCTCGCCGCCCCCGCCGAGCAGCAGGGCGAGGAACTCGTCGTCGACGTGACCGGTGGCATCTCGGCGCCGATGCCGATCGCGATCCCCTTCTTCCCGACCCCTGCGGTCACCAGCACCGCCGCGGGATCGACCGATGCGCTTGGGCGCCAACTCGCCGAGATCATCGCCACCGACCTTCGCAACTCGGGGCTCTTCACCCCGATCGCGCCCGCGCAATTGCGCACCGTGTCGTTCCCCGAAGTCACCGCGCCCGCCTATGATTATTGGAGCGGCACCGGCGCGCAGGCCTTGGTGCAGGGGTTCATCCGCGCCAATAACGACGGCACGCTGACGGTCGGCTGCTATCTCTACGACGCGCTCAGCCGCGCCGAGCTGTCGCGCCAGGGCTTCGTCGTGCCGCCCGCCGATTGGCGCCGCGCCGCGCATAAATGCGCCGACACCGTCTATACAAGGCTGACCGGCGAGGGGCCGTATTTCGACACCCGCATCGTCTATGTCTCCGAAACCGGCCCCAAGAACCGGCGGATCAAGCGGCTGGCGATCATGGATCAGGACGGCGCCAACCACAAATTCCTCACCAACGGCCAGTCGATCGTGCTGACGCCGCGCTTTGCGCCCAACCAGCAGTCGATCGTCTATATGAGCTATGTCGACGACAAGCCGACGATCTATGTCTACGACATCGGCACCGGGCGTCAGCGCCGCGTCGTTTCGGGGGTCAGCCTCGCCTTCGCGCCGCGCTTCTCGCCCGATGGCCGCAGCATCCTGTTTTCGATGGCGCAGAACGGCAATACCGACCTGTACCGCGTCGCGGCCTCGGGGGGCACGCCGCAGCGGCTGACCAATTCGCCCGGCATCGACACCGGCGGCAGCTATTCGCCCGACGGCAGCAAGATCGTCTTCGAAAGCGATCGCGGCGGCACCCAGCAGCTGTATGTGATGAACGCCGACGGATCGAACCAGAGCCGGATCAGCTTCGGCAGCGGCCGCTACGGCACCCCCGCCTGGAGCCCGCGCGGCGACCTGATCGCCTTCACGCGGATCGCCGGCGGGTTCAAGATCGGCATCATGAATCCTTCGGGCGGCGGCGAGAAGATCCTCACCGAAGCCTGGGGCGACGAGGGGCCGAGCTGGGCACCCAATGGCCGCGTCATTACCTATCTGCGCTCGGGCCGCGGATCGGGGGCACAGGTCTGGTCGGTCGACCTGACCGGCGTCAACGCGCGGCGTATCCCCACCCCGCTCGACGGGTCGGACCCCAGCTGGGGCCCGGTCCGGCCCTGA
- the ruvB gene encoding Holliday junction branch migration DNA helicase RuvB — MTDTDRILTPLRKPDDVDAALRPKSLDDFVGQKGARENLRIFIEAARSRGEALDHVLFFGPPGLGKTTLAQIVAREMGVGFRATSGPVIAKSGDLAALLTNLEDGDVLFIDEIHRLAPAVEEVLYPAMEDRALDLMIGEGPSARSVRIDLPRFTLVGATTRQGLLTTPLRDRFGIPIRLQFYTVDELERVITRAAGLLDLAISPDGAREVARRARGTPRIAGRLLRRVRDFANVAGAPIVDARTADSALNRLEVDSLGLDAMDRRYLLMIADIYRGGPVGVETLAAGLSEPRDTVEEVIEPYLIQIGMIARTARGRCLNGAAWKHLGLPVPSGVQDGLFD; from the coding sequence GTGACCGACACCGACCGCATCCTCACCCCGTTGCGCAAGCCCGACGATGTCGATGCCGCGCTTCGCCCCAAATCGCTCGACGATTTTGTCGGGCAGAAGGGCGCGCGCGAGAATCTGCGGATCTTTATCGAAGCGGCGCGGTCGCGCGGCGAGGCGCTCGATCATGTGCTGTTCTTCGGCCCGCCCGGCCTCGGCAAGACCACGCTGGCGCAGATCGTCGCGCGCGAGATGGGGGTGGGGTTTCGCGCCACGTCGGGACCGGTGATCGCCAAATCGGGCGATCTCGCCGCGCTGCTGACCAATCTCGAGGATGGCGACGTGCTGTTCATCGACGAGATTCACCGGCTGGCGCCCGCGGTCGAGGAAGTGCTCTACCCGGCGATGGAGGATCGCGCGCTCGACCTGATGATCGGCGAGGGGCCGTCGGCGCGCAGCGTGCGGATCGATCTGCCGCGCTTCACCCTGGTGGGTGCGACGACGCGGCAGGGGCTGCTAACCACCCCCTTGCGCGACCGGTTCGGCATTCCGATCCGGCTGCAATTCTACACCGTCGACGAGCTTGAGCGCGTGATCACCCGCGCGGCCGGGCTGCTCGACCTGGCGATCTCGCCCGATGGCGCGCGCGAAGTGGCGCGGCGCGCGCGTGGCACCCCGCGCATCGCCGGGCGGTTGCTGCGCCGGGTGCGCGACTTCGCTAACGTGGCCGGCGCGCCAATCGTCGATGCGCGCACCGCCGATTCGGCGCTCAACCGGCTCGAGGTCGATTCGCTCGGGCTCGACGCGATGGATCGCCGCTATCTGCTGATGATCGCCGACATTTATCGCGGCGGGCCGGTGGGCGTGGAAACGCTGGCGGCGGGGCTGTCCGAGCCGCGCGACACCGTCGAGGAAGTGATCGAGCCCTATCTCATCCAGATCGGCATGATCGCACGCACCGCGCGCGGGCGCTGCCTCAACGGCGCGGCGTGGAAGCATCTGGGACTGCCGGTACCCAGCGGCGTCCAGGACGGGCTGTTCGACTAG
- the tolR gene encoding protein TolR, with protein sequence MAMNLPSSRGKGRRAPMADINVTPLVDVMLVLLIIFMVTAPLLTTGVPVNLPDSRAKALDQEQEPVQVALDAGGKIFVNDNEVSASILPDVLAEIAAAGNAENPRQVFLRADRALDYGEVMRVMGELNRAGLNRVALVTVGSEAR encoded by the coding sequence ATGGCGATGAATCTCCCCTCGTCGCGCGGCAAGGGCAGGCGCGCACCGATGGCCGACATCAACGTCACCCCGCTGGTTGACGTGATGCTGGTGCTGCTGATCATCTTCATGGTCACCGCGCCGTTACTCACCACCGGGGTGCCGGTGAACCTGCCCGACAGCCGCGCCAAGGCGCTCGACCAGGAGCAGGAGCCCGTCCAGGTCGCGCTCGACGCCGGCGGCAAGATCTTCGTCAACGACAATGAAGTGAGCGCCTCGATCCTGCCCGACGTGCTCGCCGAAATCGCCGCCGCGGGTAATGCCGAAAACCCGCGCCAGGTGTTCCTGCGCGCCGATCGCGCGCTCGATTATGGCGAAGTCATGCGCGTGATGGGCGAACTCAACCGCGCCGGGCTCAACCGCGTCGCGCTGGTGACGGTGGGGTCCGAGGCGCGTTGA
- a CDS encoding DUF2312 domain-containing protein gives MSDNISAEQLRLLIERIERLEEEKRGIADDIKDVYGEAKSTGFDVKTMRTIVRLRKMEKHHRDEAEMLLETYKTALGLV, from the coding sequence ATGAGCGACAATATTTCCGCCGAGCAGCTGCGTCTTCTGATCGAGCGGATCGAACGGCTCGAAGAGGAAAAGCGCGGCATCGCCGACGACATCAAGGACGTGTATGGCGAGGCGAAATCGACCGGCTTCGACGTGAAGACGATGCGGACCATCGTGCGGCTGCGCAAGATGGAGAAGCACCACCGCGACGAGGCAGAAATGCTGCTCGAGACCTACAAGACCGCGCTCGGGCTGGTGTGA
- the tolQ gene encoding protein TolQ, whose product MEAIVNADAATLSPLALFLTADWVVKGVMLGLLLASIWTWAIIVSFRRKIGRARKAIDQFENDYRRAEDVDAFHRTHSESDMAIARVFSAGVAEWRRSTAGKAIDREGTRERLGTAMGAAVASEIDRMSDRLNVLATIGSVAPFVGLFGTVWGIMRSFTAIAQAQNSSLAVVAPGIAEALFATAIGLFAAIPAVIAYNRFSHGINKIEARLNRFADGFHATLSRQLELGA is encoded by the coding sequence ATGGAAGCAATCGTGAACGCCGACGCTGCGACCCTGTCCCCGCTGGCGCTGTTCCTCACCGCCGACTGGGTGGTGAAGGGCGTGATGCTCGGGCTGTTGCTGGCGAGTATCTGGACCTGGGCGATCATCGTCAGCTTCCGCCGCAAGATCGGCCGCGCGCGCAAGGCGATCGACCAGTTCGAGAACGACTATCGCCGCGCCGAGGATGTCGATGCGTTCCACCGCACCCATTCGGAAAGCGACATGGCGATCGCGCGGGTGTTTTCCGCCGGGGTCGCCGAATGGCGGCGATCGACCGCGGGCAAGGCGATCGACCGCGAGGGCACGCGCGAGCGGCTCGGCACCGCGATGGGAGCTGCGGTCGCGAGCGAGATCGATCGGATGTCCGACCGGCTCAATGTGCTCGCGACGATCGGCTCGGTCGCGCCCTTCGTCGGGCTGTTCGGCACCGTCTGGGGGATCATGCGCAGCTTCACCGCGATCGCGCAGGCGCAGAATTCATCGCTCGCGGTGGTCGCCCCGGGCATCGCCGAGGCGCTGTTCGCCACCGCGATCGGCCTGTTCGCGGCGATCCCCGCGGTGATCGCGTACAACCGCTTCAGCCATGGCATCAACAAGATCGAGGCGCGGCTGAACCGCTTCGCCGATGGCTTCCACGCCACGCTCAGCCGGCAATTGGAGCTGGGGGCGTGA
- the ybgC gene encoding tol-pal system-associated acyl-CoA thioesterase — MTPDTPQSGRFVGGEHRFAVRVYFEDTDLSGVVYHANYLRYMERARSDMLRVAGVDQRAAHEAGEGAYVVRDLRIRYAAPARLDDALVVISTITRIRAASVDIHQRVMRDGLVLTDAHVEAAFVAPSGRARRQPAKWVEAFDAVSEKGKPS; from the coding sequence ATGACGCCCGACACCCCGCAATCGGGCCGCTTCGTGGGCGGCGAGCATCGCTTCGCGGTGCGCGTCTATTTCGAGGATACCGACCTGTCGGGCGTCGTCTACCACGCCAATTATCTGCGCTACATGGAGCGTGCGCGCTCGGACATGCTGCGCGTCGCGGGCGTCGATCAGCGCGCCGCGCATGAGGCGGGCGAGGGCGCCTATGTCGTGCGCGATCTGCGCATCCGCTATGCCGCGCCCGCCCGGCTCGACGATGCGCTGGTGGTGATTTCGACGATCACGCGAATTCGCGCCGCCTCGGTCGATATTCATCAACGAGTCATGCGCGATGGGCTGGTGTTGACCGACGCGCACGTCGAAGCCGCGTTCGTCGCCCCCTCGGGTCGTGCGAGACGCCAGCCGGCAAAGTGGGTAGAGGCGTTCGACGCCGTGTCTGAAAAGGGAAAGCCGAGCTAG
- a CDS encoding YebC/PmpR family DNA-binding transcriptional regulator, with translation MAGHSKFKNIMHRKGAQDKKRSSLFSKLSREITVAAKAGTPDPDMNPRLRAAVNAAKAQSVPKDNIQRAIEKASRSDAETYEEIRYEGFGPGGVSLIIEALTDNRNRTATNVRTAVSKNGGNLGAGGSVSHGFDRMGLINYPASAGDAEKVFEAALEAGAEDVTSSDDGHEIWTAMDALHEVARALEPVLGEPEGAKLAWRPQTMVEVGEADAGTLMKLIDVLEEDDDVQTVWGNYEVSDEVMEKLG, from the coding sequence ATGGCAGGCCATTCCAAGTTCAAGAACATCATGCACCGCAAGGGTGCGCAGGATAAGAAGCGCTCGTCGCTCTTTTCCAAGCTCAGCCGCGAAATCACCGTCGCGGCCAAGGCGGGCACCCCCGATCCCGACATGAACCCGCGGCTCCGCGCCGCCGTCAACGCCGCCAAGGCGCAGTCGGTGCCCAAGGACAATATCCAGCGCGCGATCGAAAAGGCCTCGCGCAGCGATGCCGAGACCTATGAGGAAATCCGCTATGAGGGCTTCGGTCCCGGCGGCGTCAGCCTGATCATCGAGGCGCTGACCGATAATCGCAACCGCACCGCCACCAACGTGCGCACCGCAGTGTCGAAGAATGGCGGCAATCTGGGCGCGGGTGGTTCGGTGAGCCATGGCTTCGACCGGATGGGCCTGATCAACTATCCCGCCAGCGCCGGCGATGCCGAGAAGGTGTTCGAGGCCGCGCTCGAAGCCGGTGCCGAGGATGTGACCTCGAGCGACGACGGGCACGAGATCTGGACCGCGATGGATGCCTTGCACGAAGTCGCGCGCGCGCTCGAACCGGTGCTCGGCGAGCCCGAGGGCGCCAAGCTCGCCTGGCGCCCGCAGACGATGGTCGAGGTCGGCGAAGCCGATGCCGGCACGCTGATGAAGCTGATCGACGTGCTCGAAGAGGATGACGACGTCCAGACCGTCTGGGGCAATTACGAGGTCTCCGACGAGGTGATGGAGAAACTGGGTTGA
- the ruvA gene encoding Holliday junction branch migration protein RuvA, whose amino-acid sequence MIAHLTGRLAATDIDHAVIDVGGVGYLVGASAKTLAAIGPVGGTVTIHTEMLVSEDSIRLMGFADADERDWFRLLTGVQGVGARVALAILSVLAPDELRAAVARQDKAMVARANGVGPKLAERIVRELKDKAGGLGIGTAGVAGASPAAGGQAQDAVSALLNLGFRAPEANAAVRAAEDAIGPEAAFDTLVREALKRASR is encoded by the coding sequence ATGATCGCGCACCTCACCGGACGGCTGGCGGCGACCGATATCGACCATGCGGTGATCGACGTCGGCGGCGTCGGCTATCTCGTCGGCGCGTCGGCCAAGACGCTCGCGGCGATCGGCCCGGTCGGCGGCACGGTGACGATCCACACCGAAATGCTGGTGTCGGAGGATTCGATCCGGCTGATGGGCTTTGCCGATGCCGACGAGCGCGACTGGTTCCGCCTGCTCACCGGGGTGCAGGGGGTCGGCGCGCGCGTCGCGCTCGCGATCCTGTCGGTGCTCGCTCCCGACGAACTGCGCGCAGCGGTGGCGCGGCAGGACAAGGCGATGGTCGCGCGCGCCAATGGCGTTGGCCCCAAGCTTGCCGAACGGATCGTGCGCGAACTGAAGGACAAGGCGGGGGGCCTTGGTATCGGCACCGCGGGCGTCGCGGGTGCTTCGCCCGCTGCCGGCGGGCAGGCGCAGGATGCGGTGTCGGCGCTGCTCAACCTGGGCTTTCGCGCGCCCGAGGCCAATGCCGCGGTGCGCGCCGCCGAGGATGCGATCGGCCCCGAAGCAGCCTTCGACACGCTGGTGCGTGAGGCGCTCAAGCGCGCCTCGCGCTGA
- the ruvC gene encoding crossover junction endodeoxyribonuclease RuvC: MILLGIDPGLGTTGWGLIRAEGNRLSHIANGRLKTDTAAPLPRRLAHLDAMLAALMADHAPQAAACEEVFVNSNPQSTLKLGQARGVVLCALARGGLEVGEYAARLVKKAVVGTGAAEKAQVHAMVARLLPGVKIDGADAADALAVAICHAHHLASRRVTG, from the coding sequence ATGATCCTGCTCGGCATCGACCCAGGCCTCGGCACCACCGGCTGGGGGCTGATCCGCGCCGAGGGCAACCGGTTGTCGCACATCGCCAATGGCAGGTTGAAGACCGACACCGCCGCGCCGCTGCCGCGCCGGCTCGCGCATCTCGATGCGATGCTCGCCGCGCTCATGGCCGATCACGCACCGCAGGCGGCGGCGTGCGAGGAGGTATTCGTCAATTCGAACCCGCAATCGACGCTCAAGCTCGGCCAGGCGCGCGGCGTCGTGCTGTGCGCGCTCGCGCGCGGCGGGCTCGAGGTTGGCGAATATGCCGCGCGGCTGGTCAAGAAGGCGGTCGTCGGCACCGGGGCGGCCGAAAAGGCGCAGGTCCATGCGATGGTCGCGCGGCTGCTGCCGGGGGTGAAGATCGACGGCGCCGACGCCGCCGACGCGCTCGCAGTGGCGATCTGCCACGCGCATCATCTGGCGAGCCGTCGCGTCACCGGCTGA
- a CDS encoding MipA/OmpV family protein: MRNARPLALALILASVGTATAHAQDDDPRGPRRTRIALGPQLVPSYPGSDSYDVRPFIDVSRTRGDIPFAFEAPDESGGLPLLTKGRFQIGPAFGFEGRRRGREVGGALPDVGFTVELGGFAQYAVTDAVRIRVEARQGIGGHKGLIANISGDYVMRDADRWLFSIGPRLTLSNSRYNRAFFGVASADAAASGLPAYTADGGLQAVGATAGLLRQLTPSWGVYGYTKYDRLVGDPGGSPLVREFGSRNQLSGGLALTYTFGAGVR; the protein is encoded by the coding sequence ATGAGAAACGCCCGCCCGCTCGCGCTCGCCCTGATCCTCGCCAGCGTCGGCACCGCCACCGCGCACGCGCAGGACGATGACCCGCGCGGCCCCCGCCGCACCCGCATCGCGCTCGGGCCGCAGCTGGTGCCGAGCTATCCCGGATCGGACAGCTACGACGTTCGCCCCTTCATCGACGTCTCGCGCACCCGCGGCGACATCCCCTTCGCCTTCGAAGCCCCCGACGAAAGCGGCGGGCTGCCGCTGCTGACCAAGGGGCGGTTCCAGATCGGGCCGGCGTTCGGCTTCGAAGGCCGGCGCCGCGGACGCGAGGTCGGCGGTGCGCTGCCCGATGTCGGCTTCACCGTCGAGCTTGGCGGCTTCGCACAATATGCCGTCACCGACGCGGTGCGGATCCGTGTCGAGGCGCGGCAGGGAATCGGCGGCCATAAGGGGCTGATCGCCAATATCAGCGGCGATTATGTCATGCGCGACGCCGATCGCTGGCTGTTCTCGATCGGGCCGCGGCTGACGCTGTCGAACAGCCGCTACAACCGCGCGTTCTTCGGCGTCGCGTCCGCCGATGCGGCGGCATCGGGGCTGCCCGCCTACACCGCCGATGGCGGGCTCCAGGCGGTCGGCGCGACCGCGGGGCTGCTGCGCCAGCTCACCCCGAGCTGGGGCGTCTATGGCTATACCAAATATGACCGGCTGGTCGGCGATCCCGGCGGCTCGCCGCTGGTGCGCGAATTCGGTTCGCGCAACCAGCTGTCGGGCGGCCTGGCGCTGACCTACACCTTCGGCGCGGGCGTGCGCTGA
- a CDS encoding cell envelope biogenesis protein TolA produces the protein MDRAEKVGLGVAAAGHVVLFGLLSVGFLATPNPESLVSTPVEVSLVDEVGLVAESPRLEAPSASVAPEEGPPEDAAPPAPAEAEPEPAPEPEPAPPEPAPAPRPAAKPAPRPVTKAAPRPAAKPAPKAAPKRPAPAEAPPAKAKAAPRPAAKAPAKAAPKAAAAKAAPKSTAAAKGSGTDAAAKKARPRGSRLGDDFLKGLSADDTPRKASNAAPAQRVGASQLANIGSAILRQVQPCANRQVTPGPGAERIRVAIRLQLAEDGSLRSRPTVVGQPQGVDDGNRRYVDRVNDLAIATFVGCSPLRGLPAELYDAPGGWRTFTLRYKLPG, from the coding sequence ATGGATCGCGCCGAAAAGGTCGGGCTCGGCGTCGCCGCGGCGGGTCATGTCGTGCTGTTCGGGCTGTTGTCGGTCGGCTTCCTGGCGACCCCCAATCCCGAAAGCCTGGTGTCGACCCCGGTCGAGGTGAGCCTGGTCGACGAGGTCGGGCTCGTCGCCGAATCGCCGAGGCTCGAAGCGCCCTCGGCCTCGGTCGCGCCCGAGGAGGGGCCGCCCGAGGACGCGGCGCCGCCCGCCCCCGCCGAGGCCGAGCCCGAACCGGCGCCCGAGCCAGAGCCTGCGCCGCCAGAGCCTGCGCCCGCACCGCGGCCGGCGGCGAAGCCCGCGCCGCGGCCCGTCACCAAGGCAGCGCCGCGCCCGGCGGCCAAGCCTGCACCGAAGGCAGCACCCAAGCGCCCAGCGCCCGCCGAAGCGCCGCCCGCCAAGGCCAAGGCAGCACCGCGCCCCGCCGCCAAAGCACCCGCCAAGGCGGCCCCTAAGGCAGCCGCTGCAAAGGCCGCGCCCAAGTCGACCGCCGCCGCCAAGGGCAGCGGCACCGACGCCGCCGCCAAGAAGGCGCGCCCACGCGGGTCGCGGCTGGGCGACGATTTCCTCAAAGGGCTCAGCGCCGACGACACCCCGCGCAAGGCGAGCAACGCCGCGCCTGCGCAGCGTGTCGGCGCGTCGCAGCTCGCCAATATCGGCTCGGCGATCCTGCGCCAGGTCCAGCCCTGCGCGAACCGCCAGGTGACGCCGGGACCGGGGGCGGAGCGGATCCGCGTCGCGATCCGGCTGCAATTGGCCGAGGACGGATCGCTGCGCTCGCGCCCGACGGTGGTAGGCCAGCCGCAGGGGGTCGACGACGGCAACCGCCGCTATGTCGATCGCGTCAACGATCTGGCGATCGCGACCTTCGTCGGCTGTTCCCCGCTTCGCGGCCTGCCCGCCGAGCTATATGATGCCCCCGGCGGCTGGCGGACGTTCACGCTGCGCTACAAGCTGCCCGGTTGA
- the pal gene encoding peptidoglycan-associated lipoprotein Pal: MATKKTTVLILGAALLATAGCAKKRPEVLPPAPGETGTAAPGTGMNDGNVGTGSVPGSAEDFRRSVQSDTVNFELDSYDIDPTARAILDGQATWLAQYPATRITIEGHADERGTREYNLALGDRRANSAKNYLVARGISADRITTISYGKERPLGGSGEAAWAQDRRAVTVVVS; this comes from the coding sequence ATGGCGACCAAGAAAACGACGGTGCTGATCCTGGGTGCGGCCTTGCTGGCCACCGCCGGCTGCGCCAAGAAGCGCCCCGAAGTGCTGCCGCCGGCACCCGGCGAAACCGGGACGGCGGCACCCGGCACGGGCATGAACGACGGCAATGTCGGCACCGGCAGCGTCCCCGGATCGGCCGAGGATTTCCGCCGCTCGGTCCAGAGCGACACGGTGAATTTCGAGCTCGACAGCTACGACATCGATCCCACCGCGCGCGCGATCCTCGACGGGCAGGCGACCTGGCTGGCGCAATATCCCGCGACGCGGATCACGATCGAGGGGCATGCCGACGAGCGCGGCACCCGCGAATACAATCTCGCGCTGGGCGATCGCCGCGCCAATTCGGCGAAGAACTATCTGGTCGCGCGCGGCATCTCGGCCGATCGGATCACGACGATCAGCTATGGCAAGGAACGCCCGCTGGGTGGTTCGGGCGAAGCCGCCTGGGCACAGGATCGCCGCGCGGTTACCGTGGTGGTGAGTTGA
- a CDS encoding endo-1,4-beta-xylanase: MMKAYSRRETLVLAGALGVTACSGGGGDSSSPPIAAPSPTPTPAPTPTPTPTPTPTPTPTPTITLAAAAAARGMRFGSTLAWSAAGADAGSFANPAYAALLERDCQLLVPENEMKWEYQSSAENVYDWTRADAMLAYAESKRLEMRGHVMLWYIQERFPAWLRSYDLGTNPRATAERLIRTHVQNVSRHFGNRIKSWDVVNEAIEPSTGAIRRNRLGDTVGGDASIMDLAFRTAREELPTAELVYNDYMDWGSVTHRNGVLALLRGFRDRNVPVDALGIQSHIGFYSSGTAQSIADAQIPGMRSWLDQVTGLGYKLIITELDVSDRNRTGTIAQRDADVAVYGKAWLDLLFSYPQLKDVLVWGMNDKYSWLQNFSPRPDGQPVRPCPYDAEARAKPLYDAIRAAFQATTAR, encoded by the coding sequence ATGATGAAGGCCTATTCGCGGCGCGAAACCCTTGTGCTTGCCGGCGCGCTCGGCGTCACTGCGTGCAGCGGCGGCGGGGGTGACAGCAGCAGCCCGCCGATCGCCGCGCCCAGTCCGACGCCCACGCCCGCCCCGACCCCGACGCCCACACCAACGCCGACCCCCACGCCGACTCCGACCCCTACCATCACGCTCGCCGCCGCGGCAGCCGCGCGCGGCATGCGCTTCGGCTCGACGCTGGCGTGGAGCGCCGCCGGGGCCGATGCCGGATCGTTCGCCAACCCCGCTTATGCCGCGCTGCTCGAGCGCGACTGCCAGTTGCTGGTGCCCGAAAACGAAATGAAGTGGGAATATCAGTCGAGCGCCGAGAATGTGTACGACTGGACCCGCGCCGATGCGATGCTCGCTTATGCCGAAAGCAAGCGGCTCGAGATGCGCGGCCATGTGATGCTGTGGTACATCCAGGAGCGCTTTCCAGCCTGGCTGCGCAGCTATGATCTTGGGACCAATCCGCGCGCCACCGCCGAACGGCTGATCCGCACCCATGTCCAGAACGTCTCGCGCCATTTCGGTAACCGGATCAAGAGCTGGGACGTGGTGAACGAGGCGATCGAGCCGAGCACCGGCGCGATCCGCCGCAACAGGCTCGGCGACACGGTGGGCGGCGACGCCAGCATCATGGACCTGGCCTTCCGCACCGCGCGCGAGGAACTGCCCACCGCCGAGCTGGTGTATAACGATTACATGGACTGGGGATCGGTCACGCATCGCAACGGCGTGCTCGCGCTGCTGCGGGGGTTTCGCGATCGCAACGTGCCGGTCGATGCGCTGGGCATCCAGTCGCATATCGGCTTCTATTCGTCGGGCACCGCGCAATCGATCGCCGACGCGCAGATCCCCGGTATGCGCAGCTGGCTCGATCAGGTGACCGGGCTGGGGTACAAGCTCATTATCACCGAACTCGATGTCAGCGATCGCAACCGCACCGGTACCATCGCGCAGCGCGACGCCGATGTCGCGGTCTATGGCAAGGCATGGCTCGACTTGTTGTTCAGCTATCCGCAGCTCAAGGACGTGCTCGTCTGGGGGATGAACGACAAATATAGCTGGCTGCAGAATTTCTCGCCGCGGCCCGACGGACAGCCGGTGAGGCCCTGTCCCTATGATGCCGAGGCGCGGGCGAAGCCGTTATACGATGCGATCCGCGCAGCCTTCCAGGCAACTACCGCGCGCTGA